One Mycobacteriales bacterium genomic window carries:
- a CDS encoding DUF4177 domain-containing protein, giving the protein MQKWEYATVPLLVHATKQILDNWGQDGWELVQVVPGPGGGEQLVAYLKRPT; this is encoded by the coding sequence ATGCAGAAGTGGGAGTACGCGACGGTTCCCCTGCTCGTCCACGCGACCAAGCAGATCCTCGACAACTGGGGCCAGGACGGCTGGGAGCTCGTCCAGGTCGTGCCCGGGCCCGGCGGGGGCGAGCAGCTGGTCGCCTACCTCAAGCGACCCACGTGA
- a CDS encoding RidA family protein has protein sequence MTVQDRLTELGLTLPPVVPPVGAYVPAVRAGDLVFTSGQLPMVDGELAAVGKVGALVTAGQAQALARTCALNGLAAIDALVGLDAVVQVVKIVGFVASTADFTGQPAVVNGASQLLGEVFPGAAGQHARAAVGVASLPLDAPVEVEITVAVDTARVQA, from the coding sequence GTGACGGTGCAGGACCGGCTCACCGAGCTGGGACTGACGCTGCCGCCGGTGGTCCCGCCGGTCGGGGCCTACGTGCCCGCCGTGCGCGCGGGCGACCTCGTCTTCACCTCGGGGCAGCTGCCGATGGTGGACGGCGAGTTGGCGGCGGTCGGCAAGGTCGGCGCGCTCGTGACGGCCGGGCAGGCCCAGGCGCTGGCCCGCACCTGTGCGCTGAACGGCCTGGCCGCCATCGATGCGCTGGTCGGTCTGGACGCCGTGGTCCAGGTCGTCAAGATCGTCGGCTTCGTCGCCTCGACCGCGGACTTCACCGGTCAGCCGGCCGTCGTCAACGGCGCCTCACAACTGCTCGGCGAGGTCTTCCCCGGGGCCGCGGGACAGCACGCCCGGGCCGCCGTGGGGGTGGCGTCGCTGCCGCTCGACGCGCCCGTCGAGGTCGAGATCACCGTCGCGGTAGACACCGCGCGCGTCCAGGCCTGA
- a CDS encoding NUDIX hydrolase, translating to MPAGSPPPELFERARAMKRGELAVPPTRDAATVALLRDASGGPEVYLLRRVRAMAFAGGMHVFPGGAVDPADAHATVAWCGPPAREFAAAFGCGEPLARALVCAAVRETFEEAGVLLAGASASELLADVSTDEWEAERGALEGRAQSLSELLARRGLVLRADLLRPLAHWITPEAEPKRFDTRFFVARMPEGQVCREVGGEADRRLWVRPQEALDRGLGLLPPTAAALADLADHADVEAALTAPRTIGPVLPRLVVGEDDEVAFLLPGDAGYPV from the coding sequence GTGCCGGCCGGCAGCCCACCACCGGAGCTGTTCGAGCGCGCGCGGGCGATGAAGCGCGGCGAGCTCGCCGTCCCGCCGACCCGGGACGCAGCGACCGTGGCGCTGCTGCGCGACGCCTCCGGCGGGCCCGAGGTGTACCTGCTGCGCCGTGTACGGGCGATGGCGTTCGCCGGTGGAATGCACGTCTTCCCCGGTGGGGCGGTCGACCCGGCGGACGCACACGCGACCGTGGCCTGGTGCGGCCCGCCGGCGAGGGAGTTCGCCGCCGCCTTCGGGTGCGGGGAGCCGCTGGCCCGCGCGCTCGTCTGCGCCGCCGTACGCGAGACCTTCGAGGAGGCGGGGGTGCTGCTGGCCGGAGCCTCCGCCTCGGAGCTGCTGGCCGATGTCAGCACCGACGAGTGGGAGGCCGAGCGGGGGGCCCTCGAGGGGCGTGCACAGTCGCTGTCGGAGCTGCTGGCGCGGCGCGGTCTGGTCCTGCGTGCCGACCTGCTCCGGCCGCTCGCGCACTGGATCACCCCCGAGGCCGAGCCCAAGCGCTTCGACACCCGTTTCTTCGTCGCCCGCATGCCGGAGGGGCAGGTGTGCCGGGAGGTCGGCGGTGAGGCCGACCGGCGGCTCTGGGTGCGGCCGCAGGAGGCGCTGGACCGTGGGCTGGGCCTGCTGCCGCCGACCGCGGCGGCGCTGGCGGACCTGGCCGACCACGCCGACGTGGAGGCGGCGCTCACGGCCCCCCGCACGATCGGGCCGGTGCTGCCGAGGCTCGTGGTGGGGGAGGACGACGAGGTGGCCTTCCTGCTGCCGGGTGACGCCGGCTACCCGGTCTAG
- a CDS encoding MBL fold metallo-hydrolase, with product MTLEGTNTWVLRDPASPSCVVIDPGPLHEQHLADVAACGPVVVVLLTHGHADHSEGARRLSELTGAPVRALDPAHRLGDEGLGGGDVVAAAGLELRVLATPGHTADSLSFLLAWAGDDTAVLTGDTVLGRGSTVVAHPDGVLADYLSSLRRLRELGELTVLPGHGPELPSAGTAAERYLAHREARLDQVRAALEAGATTAQQVVRTVYADVDRVLWPAAELSVRAQLTYLRGSP from the coding sequence ATGACGCTGGAGGGCACCAACACCTGGGTGCTGCGCGATCCCGCGTCGCCGTCCTGCGTCGTCATCGATCCCGGTCCGCTGCACGAGCAGCACCTCGCCGACGTCGCGGCCTGCGGACCGGTCGTGGTGGTCCTGCTCACGCACGGCCACGCCGACCACAGCGAGGGCGCGCGGCGGCTGTCCGAGCTGACCGGGGCGCCGGTGCGGGCACTCGACCCGGCGCACCGGCTGGGGGACGAGGGGCTGGGCGGGGGCGACGTCGTGGCCGCGGCAGGCCTGGAGCTGCGGGTGCTGGCGACGCCCGGCCACACGGCGGACTCGCTGTCGTTCCTGCTGGCGTGGGCGGGGGACGACACCGCCGTGCTGACCGGCGACACCGTCCTCGGCCGCGGGAGCACCGTGGTCGCCCACCCCGACGGCGTCCTGGCCGACTACCTGTCCTCACTGCGCCGGCTCCGGGAGCTGGGCGAGCTGACCGTCCTGCCCGGCCACGGCCCGGAGCTGCCCAGCGCCGGGACCGCCGCCGAGCGATACCTCGCGCACCGCGAGGCGCGGCTGGACCAGGTGCGTGCGGCCCTCGAGGCGGGCGCCACGACTGCGCAGCAGGTGGTCCGGACGGTCTATGCCGATGTGGACCGGGTGCTGTGGCCGGCCGCCGAGCTGTCGGTGCGGGCGCAGCTCACCTACCTGCGTGGCAGCCCGTGA
- a CDS encoding adenylate/guanylate cyclase domain-containing protein has product MTCPVCGTPTVPGARFCFACGAALPAGAGSESEAERRLVTVLFGDLSDFTSWSEDLDPERVGVVTDRVLATLAGAVADFGGHVDKLTGDGLMAVFGAPTAHEDDAERAVRAAARMQSAVRRVVEEESGGGRRLGLRVGLNTGIVLAGIQAHLSYTVVGDTVNTASRLSDVAGIGAVFAGRDTALATMAIASWRALPPLRLKGKRELVPAYELVGLRPASASRLGLGDEAPIIGRNAESGLLIGRLLEVGDRAVPRGVLVTGDAGVGKTRLAQELSRFAGELPGARVLWGRCAPYGEGRDLAAVAEMVRTACAIGEADGIEAARERVARTVARLERPDRAGAVARTLTERLVALLGLEVETSGGDPDATVPEPLVGGEQVRQAVATLFTALAAEGLLVLVVDDLHWATPVMLKGLVDVVAQTRGGVLLLGVGRPDMLELPTQDLPGAWWERLPEVEILPLLPLEESATERLLGAYLGSPVGEVDASVRTALLSRAQGNPFFLAELLHLLVDRGALVREGERWVVVGEIPDGVLPAGVRAVLAARIDGLDGSAKGVLRDAAVLGLRVTVPGLVAVGRASGHGDPDVVQAAVCTLVERRLLEADSDEGSYHFGHTLVRDVAYAGLAKADRARRHAAAAQFAEAAQALGPGLAGSVEADAAAASQGERAVRLAVEMGLPPDDPAWAARDTAFAALVRLGRGALGRDDSAQAEQLFRRALALDSPVYGGVLPPSLVVPVRVGHAQALASLHRLDEAEQQLAPALDAFEQGVRAAALVVLGEVRRKRGHVMQARQAFVSALAAAASAGIDRLSGEALRQLGLLDYFDGRLRDAEERFRQAHALAVQVDDPRGAGWALQHLAWSATTRGDYALADSTLERATAVFSRLEDSGGLSWLAGTEGFVRLLQGRLSEARALVRSVLPLGEAIGERWGVAALLTIDALAAAELGDVGVAGVQAERARVTFGELGDAWGESLAATAQGAAARGADDPERAVALLGEAVELSGRSRYPVTGSLALVALGYAHLDQGDLEGAEAAAWRAAALLAGLDLDASAPLGAQVLLAQVLRSRGRLDEALAEIDAALSVPARPALLFPRRQALAHRAGVLLQLGRVDEALSTARTAVQTPTEDVRARVLALRALGSALRASGDPQAGRAALEQALEAARSTGQRSEIAATERLLAS; this is encoded by the coding sequence GTGACCTGCCCGGTCTGCGGGACGCCGACGGTGCCGGGGGCGCGGTTCTGCTTCGCCTGCGGGGCCGCCCTGCCGGCGGGCGCCGGCAGCGAGTCCGAGGCCGAGCGCCGCCTGGTGACCGTGCTGTTCGGGGACCTGTCGGATTTCACCAGCTGGTCCGAGGACCTCGACCCCGAGCGCGTCGGCGTCGTCACCGACCGGGTGCTCGCGACGCTGGCCGGTGCCGTCGCCGACTTCGGCGGGCACGTCGACAAGCTCACCGGTGACGGGCTGATGGCGGTCTTCGGCGCGCCGACCGCCCACGAGGACGACGCGGAGCGCGCGGTGCGCGCCGCGGCCCGCATGCAGAGTGCGGTGCGCCGGGTGGTCGAGGAGGAGAGCGGCGGCGGGCGGCGGCTCGGCCTACGCGTCGGGCTCAACACCGGCATCGTGCTCGCCGGCATCCAGGCCCACCTCAGCTACACCGTCGTCGGTGACACCGTCAACACCGCCTCCCGGCTGTCCGACGTGGCCGGCATCGGTGCCGTCTTCGCCGGGCGGGACACGGCACTGGCCACCATGGCGATCGCCTCGTGGCGTGCGCTGCCCCCGCTGCGGCTGAAGGGCAAGCGCGAGTTGGTCCCGGCGTACGAACTGGTCGGGCTGCGCCCGGCCTCGGCCAGCCGGCTCGGGCTCGGTGACGAGGCGCCGATCATCGGCCGGAACGCCGAGTCCGGCCTGCTCATCGGACGCCTGCTCGAGGTGGGGGACCGCGCCGTTCCGCGCGGCGTCCTGGTCACCGGCGACGCCGGCGTCGGCAAGACCCGGCTCGCCCAGGAGCTGTCCCGCTTCGCCGGCGAGTTGCCGGGAGCGCGGGTGCTGTGGGGGCGCTGCGCGCCGTACGGCGAAGGACGCGACCTGGCGGCCGTGGCCGAGATGGTGCGTACCGCCTGTGCCATCGGCGAGGCCGACGGCATCGAGGCCGCCCGCGAGCGGGTGGCGCGGACCGTGGCCAGGCTGGAGCGTCCGGACCGCGCCGGCGCGGTCGCCCGCACGCTGACCGAACGCCTGGTGGCACTGCTCGGACTGGAGGTCGAGACCTCTGGGGGGGACCCGGACGCGACGGTTCCGGAGCCCTTGGTCGGCGGGGAGCAGGTGCGGCAGGCGGTGGCGACCTTGTTCACCGCGCTCGCCGCCGAGGGTCTGCTGGTCCTCGTCGTCGACGACCTGCACTGGGCCACGCCGGTGATGCTCAAAGGTCTGGTGGACGTGGTCGCGCAGACCCGTGGAGGCGTGCTGCTGCTCGGCGTCGGCCGCCCGGACATGCTCGAGCTCCCCACCCAGGACCTGCCCGGCGCGTGGTGGGAGCGGCTGCCCGAGGTTGAGATCCTGCCGCTGCTGCCGCTGGAGGAGAGCGCCACCGAGCGGCTGCTGGGCGCCTATCTCGGCAGCCCCGTCGGCGAGGTGGACGCCTCCGTCCGCACGGCCCTGCTGTCCCGCGCGCAGGGCAACCCGTTCTTCCTGGCCGAGTTGCTCCACCTGCTCGTCGACCGCGGTGCCCTCGTCCGCGAGGGCGAGCGGTGGGTCGTGGTCGGCGAGATTCCCGACGGGGTGCTGCCGGCCGGCGTGCGGGCGGTGCTCGCGGCCCGTATCGACGGGTTGGACGGCTCGGCCAAGGGCGTTCTGCGCGACGCCGCGGTGCTCGGCCTGCGGGTGACCGTTCCGGGCCTGGTCGCGGTGGGTCGGGCCAGCGGCCACGGTGACCCCGACGTCGTGCAGGCGGCGGTGTGCACCCTGGTGGAACGCCGCCTGCTGGAGGCCGACAGCGACGAGGGCAGCTATCACTTCGGGCACACGCTGGTACGTGACGTCGCCTACGCCGGGCTGGCCAAGGCCGACCGGGCGCGCCGGCACGCGGCTGCGGCGCAGTTCGCCGAGGCGGCGCAGGCGCTCGGCCCCGGGCTGGCCGGCTCGGTGGAGGCCGATGCGGCGGCGGCGAGCCAGGGCGAGCGGGCGGTGCGTCTGGCTGTCGAGATGGGCCTGCCGCCGGACGATCCCGCCTGGGCCGCGCGCGACACGGCCTTCGCCGCTCTGGTCCGGCTCGGCCGTGGCGCGCTCGGCCGCGACGACAGCGCCCAGGCCGAGCAGTTGTTCCGGCGGGCGTTGGCGTTGGACTCCCCGGTGTACGGGGGGGTGCTCCCGCCGTCGCTGGTGGTGCCGGTGCGGGTCGGCCACGCCCAGGCCCTGGCCTCGCTGCACCGGCTCGATGAGGCCGAGCAGCAACTGGCGCCCGCGCTGGACGCCTTCGAGCAGGGGGTCCGGGCCGCCGCGCTGGTCGTGCTCGGCGAGGTCCGCCGCAAGCGCGGCCACGTGATGCAGGCCCGGCAGGCCTTCGTGTCGGCGCTCGCGGCGGCGGCGTCAGCGGGCATCGACCGGCTCTCGGGCGAGGCGCTACGCCAGCTCGGCCTGCTCGACTACTTCGACGGCCGGCTGCGCGACGCGGAGGAGCGTTTCCGTCAGGCGCACGCCCTGGCCGTCCAGGTCGACGACCCCCGCGGCGCCGGGTGGGCGCTGCAGCACCTGGCCTGGAGCGCGACGACGCGTGGCGACTACGCGCTCGCGGACAGCACGCTCGAGCGGGCGACGGCGGTCTTTTCCCGCCTCGAGGACAGCGGCGGGCTGTCCTGGCTGGCCGGCACCGAGGGCTTCGTCAGGCTGCTGCAGGGCCGGCTGTCCGAGGCGCGCGCGCTGGTCCGGTCGGTGCTGCCGCTCGGTGAGGCGATCGGCGAGCGCTGGGGCGTCGCGGCGCTGCTCACCATCGACGCACTCGCTGCCGCCGAGCTCGGTGACGTCGGGGTGGCCGGCGTGCAGGCCGAGCGGGCCCGGGTCACCTTCGGCGAACTGGGGGATGCCTGGGGTGAATCGCTGGCGGCGACGGCCCAGGGCGCCGCCGCCCGTGGTGCGGACGACCCGGAGCGTGCGGTCGCGTTGCTGGGCGAGGCGGTGGAGCTGTCCGGGCGCAGCCGCTACCCCGTGACCGGGAGCCTGGCGCTGGTCGCGCTGGGCTACGCCCATCTGGACCAGGGCGACCTCGAGGGGGCGGAGGCGGCGGCCTGGCGTGCGGCGGCCCTGCTCGCCGGGCTGGACCTCGACGCGTCCGCACCGCTCGGGGCGCAGGTCCTGCTGGCGCAGGTGCTGCGGTCCCGCGGCCGGCTCGATGAGGCGCTGGCCGAGATCGACGCAGCCCTGTCCGTACCGGCCCGTCCCGCCCTGCTGTTCCCCCGCCGGCAGGCGCTCGCCCACCGGGCCGGCGTGCTGCTGCAGCTGGGCCGGGTGGACGAGGCGCTCAGCACCGCCCGTACGGCCGTCCAGACGCCGACCGAGGATGTCCGGGCCCGTGTGCTGGCGCTGCGCGCGCTCGGGTCCGCGCTGCGGGCGTCGGGAGACCCGCAGGCGGGGCGGGCCGCGCTCGAGCAGGCGTTGGAGGCTGCGCGGTCGACCGGTCAGCGCTCGGAGATCGCCGCCACGGAGCGCCTGCTGGCCTCCTGA
- a CDS encoding DUF695 domain-containing protein, with protein sequence MPELHEVPPRWEQLVDDEDGLVVVELDDAAAEGAPWRGFDVQLVVTVTVQDPDPQGQPYDEEHAVLGRWREALARALGTQGRVVATLTADGLREHVAYLRHAAVVEAWRTAPPPGLGSHDAQVVLVPDPTWLGLREIAGRLADGEEPLVLPT encoded by the coding sequence ATGCCGGAGCTGCACGAGGTCCCCCCGCGGTGGGAGCAGCTCGTCGACGACGAGGACGGCCTGGTCGTGGTCGAGCTCGACGACGCTGCCGCGGAGGGTGCGCCGTGGCGTGGCTTCGACGTCCAGCTCGTCGTCACGGTGACCGTGCAGGACCCCGACCCGCAGGGGCAGCCGTACGACGAGGAGCATGCGGTGCTCGGCCGCTGGCGTGAGGCGCTCGCCCGGGCGCTCGGGACACAGGGCCGGGTGGTCGCGACGCTCACCGCCGACGGGCTGCGCGAGCATGTCGCCTACCTGCGGCACGCCGCCGTCGTGGAGGCCTGGCGGACGGCGCCGCCGCCCGGGTTGGGCAGCCACGACGCGCAGGTCGTGCTGGTGCCGGACCCGACCTGGCTGGGGCTGCGCGAGATCGCCGGTCGGCTGGCCGACGGCGAGGAGCCGCTGGTCCTGCCGACCTAG